The Cucurbita pepo subsp. pepo cultivar mu-cu-16 chromosome LG18, ASM280686v2, whole genome shotgun sequence nucleotide sequence CGTTgcttttttcaattctttcaaattgttttcaaatgtatttcttcgctcacgttttctaaaacatttctcaCAAACGTGACTCGAGGTTCGAGCATACGTTGACATTGACTACGAAGTCCAGATTTCTCATGGTTGACTTGTTTGCTAGGTTAAAACAAGTGCTACACAATCGTTGTTCCGCTGCCGCAAGAGTCCAAATATAACGCTTAGTTTCATTTAGATAACAAAGAGAAATCTTTTTCCGTTCTCTCTCGAGTATTTGAAAGAGGTTAAATGAGACACTAACAAACAAACCACCAACTTATTTCAAAAGGGTAAGCTACTTCTCTCTCATTTATTCATCTTTAGAGTGTTTGTGTTGACTTGTCTACTCATTTATGGTTCGTGTTGGCTTGTGAATGCATCATACATACCACCAACCATTGTTACCATTATGATCGTTCCCTGCATTGAGAGGCCTTTGCTGTATCCCCCATAGCATGTCACTCAAACGGATAGATACTCCTTAACtcatttcatattatttcttatatcatataacaatcaaataaaCGAAATGGGCTCTCAACTTAAGTTCGTAATAAACGAAATGGGCCTAGGATAACTTTAAAGCTAAGTTCGCAACGAAGGTAAAAGACgttgagatcccatattggttgaagaggagaacaaaacattccttataatggtatgaaaacctctcctaaacaaatacgttttaaaatcgtgagtcTAACGGCAGtatgtaacggaccaaaacgaATAATATCTGATAGCAGTGGATTTGGGCTCTTACAAAAACGATTCTGTAAAATCAATCTCAAATCAATCCTTATTAGATATTTGAGAGAATGATTGTGACATTTAGGTGGAAGGTAGATTTATACAACGTTCATATATTATTATGTGTATTGATAACATAAACTAACCTTCTCAATTCTAAAATATACCAACCTATTCTCCGACGTCGAGTCTTATTTTGAATCGTCTCGGgttttcttatcattttttgACATCTATTAAGGCAATTGTGTAGGTGTTGGTGAGGATCTTGTAGAAAGAGATGGTTTCATTTGGACAATTTGGTCTTCACTAACTCCCATTTTCTTAGCTAAACACCCCGCCTCAAAGAATCTCTTTACAGCCTCCCTTATATATCCCCTACCTTCCTtcacagtcatatcatttccaAAGGGTTTAGGGTAACTACTGAGGATATGCTCTCCTTTCAACGCTGCAGCCAACTGCATCATCTCCTGCTGAAACTCGGTGAGCATGGCTGATTCGTTCGCCGGGCTGTTCCTGATGTTCACTGACGATGGAAGTTgttttatattgaaattgatagATAGATTTGTAAGTTCAAATAGATCATAAAAAATGATAcgtttggtttggtttataGTAAGGTTGATGTTTTGGACTCACCGGGACAGTCGGTTCTCGAGGAGGTGAGGTTTTGGACGATGAACTCGAAGGATTCGGCCGACTCGTCCCTCTTGGTGAGGAAGGGAGATGGGAGGTTGAAGATGTTCTTGACGGTGGCAGGAATGGAGGAGTGTTCATACTCAAATGTTGGAGAGGGTGATCCATTAGGGCCATGAGTTCTTTTAGCATGTTTTATTCTTGTTCACATGGATcttatgaaaatttcaaaaggcCACTCAACAGCTCAAACCCgtgtagatattgttttctttaggttttctctttcgggcttcctctcaagattttaaaacgcattttctagggagaggttttcacacccttataaagaatgtttcgtcccccctccaaccgatatggggtCCCACAATTGGACAAAATatcggtgggcttgagttgttactaatggtatcagaaacagacactggacggtgtgccagcaaggacgctggaccttgaaggggtggattgtgagatcccacctcggagaggggaacaaaacattctttataaaggtgtggaaacatctccctaacaactcattttaaaaaccttaagacGAAGCACAAAAAGCAAAGCTcaaaggacaatatccgctagggCACCTAAAAAGGAGATTTTCTTAGTAATCCTATCCCACAATTGTTCTCGATCTGTcgcaattttcttttttctttagaccaaaatctatatttttctaaGTTATATGTTCCTAATTTTTCTATTGCACGGAGAGAtgtacaaagaaaaatatagaattatagatataacaataaaatacaatgaatattataagatttattgaaattatggaaattaaatttataattattaatattattagataaaatttaaaaatacaatgaaTGTcctaattgaaaaaaattataaacaatagTTTGTTTGAAAACTAGTTttgaaatagttttaaaaaaattaaataggaaatttgattaaaaaaaaaaagtgattatAAAAGGAACTAATAAAGAATTCATATCAGTGTCCTTCTCTATCTACCGTGAGATTATGATGGTCGGAACTCGAACTTCGGGCCGATCAAAACGGAATAGAAACCATGTCGGGACTATTAGAGGATCGGGACTAGGGTTGTTGCCGAAAATAGGCTTACAGACTCCcgtcattttcaaatttgaaaagagattttatatctaaataaaaacaataacatTTTCAAACGAAATAAAACAGAGTTTGTTTGTAGTTTGATTGTAGCACCGTTTTACAACTAACAACACGCCTCCAAAAGGAAACCCATGACACAGTCGACGGTATTCCTCATCACGCCCCTGATTGCACTATTGACTTTACCTGGATTACTAGGTTGGTAGGATTCATACATAGTATCCTAATCATAAACATGAGGTGGACTGACCTCATTCTTGAGTCAACCACTATGATATAATGTGAACAGTGAGTCTAGATAGTTCAGAGGTCAACATGAGGTGGACTAACTTCATTCTTGAGCCAACTACTGTGATACAATGTAAACCCGTGAGTCTAAATAGTTCACTATTAGAGGTCAACAAGAGGTGGACTAACTTCATTCTTGAGCCAACTACTATGATATAATGTGAATCTGTGAGTCTAGAAGGTTCACTATTAGAGGTCAACGGGGGCGACTTCCAGGTAGGCTCGACATAGTATTCTAATAAAATGGCACATGATAAGCGTCAATAATTACTggatttgcaaagctagaggtcttTCTAGGATCCTTGCAAATGTTGACAAATAAAACTAACTTAACGATCAACACATTATTAGGATGGGACCGTGTAGTTGAACCAACTACTAAGATACCCCTCTCAATTTAGACGATTCACTAGGTGAGGTTAGTTGGCGATCCTCTAAAAGTACTCACATAGTAACCTGATAACATAAATATGAAGGAAGCCACTCTCGGTCTCAACCAATATTGAGATACATATTAAGATCCTATCAATCTACGCAACTCAATACTAGAAGCTAGTTGACTGTCCTTTAATAGTCTTTACATATATGATAATACAAGCTACTAACATATGTGAATTTATCAATCCAAAGAGTTTACACCCGAGCCGACTTTACTTGAAAGCTCAACTTGGCTTTCTCTCTTACATAATGGTATCGCAAGCAGGCCAAGAGAGAATTCTCCTTTGGTTTTAGCAACTCTCGCACTCAATGCCACTAACTTTTTTTCTAATGCATTGCTCTTGGCTCGTCATGTGACAGGAATCATTTGAGTTTGGAGCCCTAGTATACGCAATCGAGTTGTCCTCATATAATATCCTACTCATGTGTACGAGGGTCCATGACTCTAGATTGTCAGAGTCAGTCTATACAtatctcataaaatttaaatatggtgcgtaattttattttgatccaTCAACtctaacatatttattttaattttaaaaaatgagcaTCTAATTCctacaaaatattaacaaataataatttttctaaaaaaaatggctTATACAGTAACATGAAATAAGTTtgtactattttttttttttttttgggttggttgagtTAGTGACTAGAGTAACTCAAATAAAGTTCATAACTTGACGTAGTCCAACCGgttgttagttttttttttttttttaaaattatatttatccaCAATACGTGTTACATtgataactaaaatctcaagaaactcaaatatcaaatattggTTACAAAcgtaaaatattcttaatcttcataataatcttaaaagtagagtAGGGTCAATTAgattgtaactctattttcggCCCAATcagaaaaaatccaaaatttttattttacaaaattttcaacctaactgtaacagctcaagctcattgTAGCGGGTATTGtactttttgggctttcccttctgggcttcccctcaaggttatATAAcatgtatgctagggagaggttccacacacttataaacaacgtttcgtttccctctcaaaccgatgcgggatctcacaatctaccctctttCAGGGcacagcatcctcgttggcacttgttCTCTTCtataatcgatgtgagacccccaatccaccatCCTTCGGGaaccaacgtccttactgacacaccgccaagtgtccaccccctttgggactcggcctcctcgttggcacattgcTTGGaatctgactctaataccatttgtaacggtccaagcccacaactagctgatattgttctctttagattTTCCTTTCCgtgctttctctcaaggttttaaagcACGTCggctatggagaggtttcacaaccttataaagaatattttgttcccctctcctaCCGAGGTAAGATCTCACACTAACAACgcaaaccaaaaataaatctaacccaacccaattttaTGGCTTGGGTTGGGTAGTTCAAGCTGTCTGGTTCTTAAGTCACATGAAGAAACATCCAAATCACTTGCCTTCCTCGACCTTAGGGATGAAAATCATTTATGTATAATAATCTATATTGTAAGTTGAGTGAATTCACATACGAAACATAACCTCACTTTCTCATTTCTAAAATACATGAACTTTTACTATGAGACAAACACGTCGTAAAGAGTTACATGACTGTGTCTTTACACGACTATTCTTTTACTTCgagttttattttcaatgttCTCTAGTTCTTTTTGTATCATTTTTGACATCTATTATTAAGGCAATTGTGTAGGTGTTGATGAGGATCTCGTAGAAAGAGATGGTTTCATTTGGACAATTTGGTCTTCATCAACTCCCATTTCCTTAGCTAAACGCCCAGCCTCAAAGAATCTCTTTACGGCCTCCCTTATATACTCCCTACCTTCCTTCACCGTCATATCCTTTCCAAAGGTCTCTGAGTAACTACTCAGGATATGCTCTCCTTTCAAAACTGCAGCCAACTGCATGAGCTCCTGCTGAAACTCCGTAAGCTTGGCTGATTCGTTTGCAGGGCTATCCCTGATTTTCACCGGTGTTGGAAGTTGTTCTATATCGAAATTGATAGATAGATTTGTAAGTTCAAATAGATCATCATCTATCTAACGTAAAAAAATGATACGTTTGTTTGGTTCGTAGTAAGGTTGATGTTTTGGACTCACCGGGACAGTCGGATCTTGGGGAGGTTAGTTTTTGAACGATGGACTCAAACGATCCGGCCCACTCGTCCCTCTTGGTGAGGAAGGGAGATGGGAGGTTGAAAATGTTCTTGACGGTGGCGGGAATGGAGGAGTGTTCATACTCAGATGATGGAGAGGGTGATCCATTAGGGCCATGAACAACTGCATCACCATCATTAAAACATGATtgattaaatgtttttaaaattccttctattttgttgttataaattatgaacaaaaaatgacaaaattaactaataaagAGGTGAAAGTAGAGGAAAGGATACGTACCNGATtgattaaatgtttttaaaattccttctattttgttgttataaattatgaacaaaaaatgacaaaattaactaataaagAGGTGAAAGTAGAGGAAAGGATACGTACCCATTCCCTTCTCTATCCACGGCGAGATCATGATGGTAGGAACTCGAACTCCGAGCCgatcaaaatggaaaagaaatggCTCCGGTCCGACGATTCCATCTGGGCTAGGGACGTTGACCGGCGTCGGAACGTGGTCGTAGTATCCGCCGTGCTCATCGTAGGTGATGATGAATAGAGTTTCATTCCACTGCGGCGATGCTCTGAGCGTCTCGTAAACCTCCTTCACGAACATCTGTCCTTGGTACACATCGTGCGATGGATGATCATCATTCCCCGGCTCCCGCGGCAGATCAAAGTACCGTGGCTCCAACACCACGTAGTTCGGCAATTTCCCTTGCCTTGCGTCCTGCTTGAACCGACCGAATAGGTGAAATTTGTTCAGGTATTTCAGTTTTCGTAGATTCCGGTAGAACATCGTGGACGGAATGTTCTGGTAGTAGATTCCGAAGGACAATCCGGCATCGTGGACATTCTCGAAAATCGTTCGCTGTGGATAGCCTTTGGCAAGGAGTGATGCAATATTGCTGGTGGCTCCATGAGAGGTCCCTGAGTGAACGTAGAGCCGATTCGGCTGCGTCGAGGCCGGTAGAGACGCGAACCACCTGTAAAAATACATTCCAATTTTCGTTTATAATCAAACTAATCAGCTAATAACCAAAATTTCCAAATCCTTCAAATTCAGAACACAGAACTACCAATCTACaacctaaaaagaaattacaacaAAATCACCTGTCGAACACCGCAAACTCGGAGACGAGAGCTTTATAGACGGCCACCTTATCAGGCTGAAATCCATTCATCACATCGGCGGACATAGCGGAGGTGTTATCCATGGAGAAAGCCTGCTGAGCGAATCCGTTCATCGGCGGGGGATTAGCGGAGGTGTTATCGGAGCCGAAAACCTGCTCTCGAATGGCTTGGAAGGAGTGGCCAGGGTCGGGGTCGACGTAGTGAGCCTGGTCCTTGAAGAAGAACTGTTTGGATTTCGGATCAGTGGCGTTGAGGAAGTTGGATTCAGAGCCATCGACGCCATTGATTTGAGGGTTGAGTTTCTTCATCCAGCCGAGCATGTGATCGAAGGAGCGATTCTCCATGACAAGAACGACAATAGTGTTGATGGGAGAGGCATGGAGGAGGGGAGTATAGAAGGTCAataggaggaggaagaaggtaGTGGATTTGGCAGCCATTGAAGCAGTGGGAACAGTTCTTCCCATGTGTAGAGAGAAAGGGAATGAATTAATGGCGACATGAAGATTGAATGTTAGTGTCTTATATGCGTAACAGATGGCTATGTGGTTCAATTCTGTGTTTTTTTGCAGCCCCAAATGGGCATATGGTGAACTGAAAATGGTTAATCCAACCAATATCAATACCTAATGTATCACTGTCCATAGTTTGATATATCTGTTTCAGATGTtgaaccctaaaaaaaaatatatatatataaattaactttttaaagaaaaattaatgaacattttatttacaattagGATATTAATACACAtcattcaatttatttttaatattatatatgtaatattttgttaatatattttacatGCGGTAACTATCCCCATAAACCAACGCTGGCATGTTTTATCCTCGTTCACATGTatcttatgaaaattttcaattggtcacccaacataagatttgtaacagctcaagcctactgcgagtagatattgtctttttagattttccctttcgggcttctcctcatagtttttaaaacgcatttgctagggaatggttttcacacccttataaagaatgtttcgttcttctttctcatcgatgtgagatctcacaatcaaacAATATCGGCAAGTGGTaggcttgaattgttacaaatggtatcagacccagacactaggcggtgtgccagcaagaatgttgagccccgaagggtgGTGGACATCAaacggtgtgctagtgagaatGTTGAGCCCTaaagagggtgaattgtgaggtctcacatcggttgaagaggggaacaaaacattggtGCGGAAACTTGAGCCTAgcgacccattttaaaaactttaagcaaaagtccaaaaaggaaagctcaaataaacaatatatgctagcaatGAGCTTGAGCGATTAGAAAATTGCTCCATACAAATCAGGCTTAACCATCGAGTTTCTATGATTCAACCACTGAAGAAGGAGAATCCTATCCTCAGAATCGTTCTCATTTGAATATGGTGTTGATCTTCAAATACccgtcattttttttaggataattATACATTAAATTTGGGTTTTACACTTTAAGGTTTAATAATAAGCTTGAGTAATTTTCCTATTGTATATCTATACTATTTGTTtgacaataaaagaaattgaatattataagatttatcgaaattatggaaattaaatttataattattaacattattagataaaatttaaaaatacaatgaaTGTCctcattgaaaaaaattataaacaatattttgtttgtaaactagttttgaaatagttttaaaaaaattaaataggaaatttgataaataaataaaaaaattgtgatttaaatctcaaaacaaaaaaactataaaaggAACTAATAAAGAATTCATACCAGTGTCCTTCTCTATCCACGGCGAGATCATGATGGTCGAAACTTGAACTTCGAGCCGATCAAAATGGAATAGAAATAGCTCGGGCTCGACGATTCCGTCGGGGCTAGAAACGCCAGTAACCGGCGTTGGAACGTGGTCGTAGAATCCTCTGTGGTCATCGTAGGTGATGATGAACACAGTTTCGTTCCACTACGGTGAAGATCTGAGCGTCTTGTAAACCTCCTTGATGAGCATCTGTCCTTGGTACACATTGTGTGATGGATGATCATCGTTCCCTGGCTCCAGCGGCAGATCAAAGTACCATAGCTCTAGCACCACATAGAAAACGACGTGTGTAAAAATAAACATTGAAGAGAAATTTCAAGAGAAATAAACCCGCTTTCTCGGTCCGAAAATGCATTGTTGGAATTGGGTTGGAACGCCACGTGGCTCGAGATTCAGGGGTTGCCGTTCTAAGGGAAGGAATTTACCTGCCTATTATGACCGGGGAGAACAGGCCATTCGACAGGGAGATTCTGAAATTTCGGAGGCTTGGTTCAATCAAGCCGCTGAGTATTGGAAACAAGCTATAGCACTTACTCCCGGTAATTATATTGAAGCACAAAATTGTTCGGTAATTTCCCCTAATTTGCATGCCGCTTGAAGTCTAGatcaaacaaatgaaatttcCTTATGTATTTTAGTTTCCATAGGTTTCCGTAGGCCAACGTCGGTGGAAGGTTCTGGAAGTAGATTCCAAAGGACATTCTGGCATCGTCGAGATTCTCGAAGATTGTTCGCTGTGGATAGCCTTTGCCAAGGAATGGCGGAATGTTACTCGTGGCTCCGGCAGAGGTTCCTGTGTGAATGTAGAGCCGATTCGGCAACATCGATGTCGGTGCCGACGCGAACCACCTGTAAAATCAGTTCGCACATTTCGATTTTCGTTTAAAATCAAACTAATCGaatgataattttgatttcCAGATCCTTCAATTTCAGAACATACAGATACTAATCtacaattgaaaaagaaattacgaGAAAATCACCTGTCGAAAACCGCAAAATCGGAGACGAGAGctgttggatttcgataatcggccAGAGAAATCACCTAGAGTATATTGTCGAtaggaggttgttggaagaaagataaaatgcctaaaataagagagagagaacgacTGAAAGTTTGACTGCCCTTCAAAATACGGTTGTGAAATCTTGTGTAAACAGATATACTATTTAAATacaacctatcctaaaaatgggtggagagtgtccaactgaatctgtgccacttcctagaaaattggacgtgtttgtcaaatggtcaaaggTAAAttcgtgtgaatctaaataaggaaaaaacaaaggttttatctaacaatctcctcctcctAAAttcgtgtgaatctaaataaggaaaaaacaaaggttttatctaacaatctcctcctaaaacgTGTGTTATATGTGACTTATTTCGTTTCGTTTGAACTCCgttttgagccctatggctcggtgtccctggcggcatgtcctctagactccacgtcttgttcggtgtccctggcggcatgttctccagactccacgtcttgttcggccgcctcttcttcgagttggcgcgccgccagtccaggtggttcacctctccctaataggtcttccatcttccggTACCTGGCCGAGAGGTTGACCGGTTGCTCGGTGTCCCTGgcggcatgtcctccagactccacgtcttgttcggccgcctcttcttcgagttggcgcgccgccagtccaggtggttcacctcttcctaataggtcttccatcttccggTACCTGGCCGAGANNNNNNNNNNNNNNNNNNNNNNNNNNNNNNNNNNNNNNNNNNNNNNNNNNNNNNNNNNNNNNNNNNNNNNNNNNNNNNNNNNNNNNNNNNNNNNNNNNNNNNNNNNNNNNNNNNNNNNNNNNNNNNNNNNNNNNNNNNNNNNNNNNNNNNNNNNNNNNNNNNNNNNNNNNNNNNNNNNNNNNNNNNNNNNNNNNNNNNNNNNNNNNNNNNNNNNNNNNNNNNNNNNNNNNNNNNNNNNNNNNNNNNNNNNNNNNNNNNNNNNNNNNNNNNNNNNNNNNNNNNNNNNNNNNNNNNNNNNNNNNNNNNNNNNNNNNNNNNNNNNNNNNNNNNNNNNNNNNNNNNNNNNNNNNNNNNNNNNNNNNNNNNNNNNNNNNNNNNNNNNNNNNNNNNNNNNNNNNNNNNNNNNNNNNNNNNNNNNNNNNNNNNNNNNNNNNNNNNNNNNNNNNNNNNNNNNNNNNNNNNNNNNNNNNNNNNNNNNNNNNNNNNNNNNNNNNNNNNNNNNNNNNNNNNNNNNNNNNNNNNNNNNNNNNNNNNNNNNNNNNNNNNNNNNNNNNNNNNNNNNNNNNNNNNNNNNNNNNNNNNNNNNNNNNNNNNNNNNNNNNNNNNNNNNNNNNNNNNNNNNNNNNNNNNNNNNNNNNNNNNNNNNNNNNNNNNNNNNNNNNNNNNNNNNNNNNNNNNNNNNNNNNNNNNNNNNNNNNNNNNNNNNNNNNNNNNNNNNNNNNNNNNNNNNNNNNNNNNNNNNNNNNNNNNNNNNNNNNNNNNNNNNNNNNNNNNNNNNNNNNNNNNNNNNNNNNNNNNNNNNNNNNNNNNNNNNNNNNNNNNNNNNNNNNNNNNNNNNNNNNNNNNNNNNNNNNNNNNNNNNNNNNNNNNNNNNNNNNNNNNNNNNNNNNNNNNNNNNNNNNNNNNNNNNNNNNNNNNNNNNNNNNNNNNNNNNNNNNNNNNNNNNNNNNNNNNNNNNNNNNNNNNNNNNNNNNNNNNNNNNNNNNNNNNNNNNNNNNNNNNNNNNNNNNNNNNNNNNNNNNNNNNNNNNNNNNNNNNNNNNNNNNNNNNNNNNNNNNNNNNNNNNNNNNNNNNNNNNNNNNNNNNNNNNNNNNNNNNNNNNNNNNNNNNNNNNNNNNNNNNNNNNNNNNNNNNNNNNNNNNNNNNNNNNNNNNNNNNNNNNNNNNNNNNNNNNNNNNNNNNNNNNNNNNNNNNNNNNNNNNNNNGGGCTAGGGACGTTGACCGGCGTCGGAACGTGGTCGTAGTATCCGCCGTGCTCATCGTAGGTGATGATGAATAGAGTTTCATTCCACTGCGGCGATGCTCTGAGCGTCTCGTAAACCTCCTTCACGAACATCTGTCCTTGGTACACATCGTGCGATGGATGATCATCATTCCCCGGCTCCCGCGGCAGATCAAAGTACCGTGGCTCCAACACCACGTAGTTCGGCAATTTCCCTTGCCTTGCGTCCTGCTTGAACCGACCGAATAGGTGAAATTTGTTCAGGTATTTCAGTTTTCGTAGATTCCGGTAGAACATCGTGGACGGAATGTTCTGGTAGTAGATTCCGAAGGACAATCCGGCATCGTGGACATTCTCGAAAATCGTTCGCTGTGGATAGCCTTTGGCAAGGAGTGATGCAATATTGCTGGTGGCTCCATGAGAGGTCCCTGAGTGAACGTAGAGCCGATTCGGCTGCGTCGAGGCCGGTAGAGACGCGAACCACCTGTAAAAATACATTCCAATTTTCGTTTATAATCAAACTAATCAGCTAATAACCAAAATTTCCAAATCCTTCAAATTCAGAACACAGAACTACNTAAcatgtatgctagggagaggttccacacacttataaacaacgtttcgtttccctctcaaaccgatgcgggatctcacaatctaccctctttCAGGGcacagcatcctcgttggcacttgttCTCTTCtataatcgatgtgagacccccaatccaccatCCTTCGGGaaccaacgtccttactgacacaccgccaagtgtccaccccctttgggactcggcctcctcgttggcacattgcTTGGaatctgactctaataccatttgtaacggtccaagcccacaactagctgatattgttctctttagattTTCCTTTCCgtgctttctctcaaggttttaaagcACGTCggctatggagaggtttcacaaccttataaagaatattttgttcccctctcctaCCGAGGTAAGATCTCACACTAACAACgcaaaccaaaaataaatctaacccaacccaat carries:
- the LOC111780425 gene encoding non-specific phospholipase C2-like; the protein is MAAKSTTFFLLLLTFYTPLLHASPINTIVVLVMENRSFDHMLGWMKKLNPQINGVDGSESNFLNATDPKSKQFFFKDQAHYVDPDPGHSFQAIREQVFGSDNTSANPPPMNGFAQQAFSMDNTSAMSADVMNGFQPDKVAVYKALVSEFAVFDRWFASLPASTQPNRLYVHSGTSHGATSNIASLLAKGYPQRTIFENVHDAGLSFGIYYQNIPSTMFYRNLRKLKYLNKFHLFGRFKQDARQGKLPNYVVLEPRYFDLPREPGNDDHPSHDVYQGQMFVKEVYETLRASPQWNETLFIITYDEHGGYYDHVPTPVNVPSPDGIVGPEPFLFHFDRLGVRVPTIMISPWIEKGMVVHGPNGSPSPSSEYEHSSIPATVKNIFNLPSPFLTKRDEWAGSFESIVQKLTSPRSDCPEQLPTPVKIRDSPANESAKLTEFQQELMQLAAVLKGEHILSSYSETFGKDMTVKEGREYIREAVKRFFEAGRLAKEMGVDEDQIVQMKPSLSTRSSSTPTQLP
- the LOC111780521 gene encoding non-specific phospholipase C2-like produces the protein MVDWGSHIDYRREQVPTRMLCPERGWFASLPASTQPNRLYVHSGTSHGATSNIASLLAKGYPQRTIFENVHDAGLSFGIYYQNIPSTMFYRNLRKLKYLNKFHLFGRFKQDARQGKLPNYVVLEPRYFDLPREPGNDDHPSHDVYQGQMFVKEVYETLRASPQWNETLFIITYDEHGGYYDHVPTPVISLADYRNPTALVSDFAVFDRWFASAPTSMLPNRLYIHTGTSAGATSNIPPFLGKGYPQRTIFENLDDARMSFGIYFQNLPPTLAYGNLWKLKYIRKFHLFDLDFKRHAN